Proteins encoded together in one Rhinopithecus roxellana isolate Shanxi Qingling chromosome 3, ASM756505v1, whole genome shotgun sequence window:
- the ZNF354C gene encoding zinc finger protein 354C isoform X1 encodes MAVDLLPAQESVTFRDVAVFFSQDEWLHLDSAQRALYREVMLENYSSLVSLGSPFSMPKLIHQLQQGEDPCLVEREVPPDTCLGSKTWPETEALPHRQDIFIEETSQGMIKEESIKDGHWDINFEEAVEFESRTEEEQEKKPLRQMIVLHDETIGEDGNHTSLELEKSLFINTALVAQQSVPIERIPNMYYTFGKDFKQNFDLMKCFQIYPGGKPHICNECGKSFKQNLHLIEHQRIHTGEKPYKCNECEKTFSHRSSLLSHQRIHTGEKPYKCNECEKAFSNSSTLIKHLRVHTGEKPYRCRECGKAFSQCSTLTVHQRIHTGEKLYKCGECEKAFNCRAKLHRHQRIHTGEKPYKCSECGKGYSQFTSLAEHQRLHTGEQLYKCLECGRTFTRIATLIEHQRIHTGQKPYQCNECEKAFNQYSSFNEHRKIHTGEKLYTCEECGKAFGCKSNLYRHQRIHTGEKPYQCNQCGKAFSQYSFLTEHERIHTGEKLYKCMECGKAYSYRSNLCRHKKVHTKEKLYKWKEYGKPLICSSSLTQYQRFLRGDKAYEA; translated from the exons ATGGCTGTGGACCTGCTGCCCGCTCAG GAGTCTGTGACATTCAGGGATGTGGCCGTGTTCTTCAGCCAGGATGAGTGGTTGCACCTGGACTCTGCCCAGAGAGCCTTGTACCGGGAGGTGATGCTGGAGAACTACAGCAGCCTGGTCTCACTGG GGAGTCCATTTTCAATGCCAAAGTTGATTCATCAGTTGCAACAAGGAGAAGACCCCTGCTTGGTGGAAAGAGAAGTCCCTCCAGATACCTGTCTAG GTTCCAAGACTTGGCCTGAAACAGAAGCATTGCCTCATAGACAGGACATTTTTATAGAAGAAACGTCTCAGGGAATGATAAAGGAAGAATCCATTAAGGATGGTCACTGGGACATTAACTTTGAAGAAGCTGTGGAATTTGAGAGCAGGACAGAAGAAGAGCAAGAGAAGAAACCTCTTAGGCAAATGATAGTCTTGCATGATGAAACCATTGGTGAAGATGGAAACCATACAAGTCTTGAACTGGAGAAAAGCTTATTTATAAATACAGCTCTTGTCGCACAACAGAGTGTTCCTATAGAAAGGATACCCAATATGTATTACACATTTGGGAAagattttaaacagaattttGATCTTATGAAATGCTTCCAAATTTACCCAGGAGGAAAACCTCACATctgtaatgaatgtgggaagaGCTTCAAGCAGAATCTTCATCTTATtgaacatcagagaattcatacaggtgagaaaccctacaaatgtaatgAGTGTGAAAAAACCTTCAGCCACAGATCATCCCTTCTTTctcatcagagaattcatactggagagaaaccttacaagtgtaatgaatgtGAGAAAGCATTTAGCAACAGTTCAACCCTTATCAAACATCTGAGAGTGCATACCGGAGAGAAACCGTATCGATGTAGGGAGTGTGGTAAAGCCTTTAGCCAGTGTTCAACCCTCACTgtacatcagagaattcatactggggaGAAACTCTATAAATGTGGTGAATGTGAGAAGGCCTTCAACTGTAGAGCAAAACTTCACAGGCATCAAAGAATCCATACAGGcgagaaaccctataaatgtagTGAGTGTGGGAAGGGTTACAGCCAGTTTACCTCTCTAGCTGAACATCAGAGGCTTCATACTGGAGAACAGCTGTATAAATGCTTGGAATGTGGGAGAACCTTCACACGTATTGCAACCCTTATTGAACATCAGCGCATTCACACTGGACAAAAACCTTATCAGTGCAATGAATGTGAGAAAGCCTTCAACCAGTATTCATCCTTTAATGAACATCGGAAAATTCATACTGGGGAAAAACTTTATACATGtgaggaatgtgggaaagcctttggTTGCAAATCTAACCTTTATAggcatcagagaattcataccgGAGAGAAGCCGTATCAGTGTAATCAGTGTGGAAAGGCGTTCAGCCAGTATTCATTTTTAACGGAACATGAGAGGATCCACACTGGGGAGAAACTGTATAAATGTatggaatgtgggaaagcctacAGTTACAGATCAAACCTTTGTAGACACAAAAAAGTTCACACTAAAGAGAAA
- the ZNF354C gene encoding zinc finger protein 354C isoform X2, with amino-acid sequence MIKEESIKDGHWDINFEEAVEFESRTEEEQEKKPLRQMIVLHDETIGEDGNHTSLELEKSLFINTALVAQQSVPIERIPNMYYTFGKDFKQNFDLMKCFQIYPGGKPHICNECGKSFKQNLHLIEHQRIHTGEKPYKCNECEKTFSHRSSLLSHQRIHTGEKPYKCNECEKAFSNSSTLIKHLRVHTGEKPYRCRECGKAFSQCSTLTVHQRIHTGEKLYKCGECEKAFNCRAKLHRHQRIHTGEKPYKCSECGKGYSQFTSLAEHQRLHTGEQLYKCLECGRTFTRIATLIEHQRIHTGQKPYQCNECEKAFNQYSSFNEHRKIHTGEKLYTCEECGKAFGCKSNLYRHQRIHTGEKPYQCNQCGKAFSQYSFLTEHERIHTGEKLYKCMECGKAYSYRSNLCRHKKVHTKEKLYKWKEYGKPLICSSSLTQYQRFLRGDKAYEA; translated from the coding sequence ATGATAAAGGAAGAATCCATTAAGGATGGTCACTGGGACATTAACTTTGAAGAAGCTGTGGAATTTGAGAGCAGGACAGAAGAAGAGCAAGAGAAGAAACCTCTTAGGCAAATGATAGTCTTGCATGATGAAACCATTGGTGAAGATGGAAACCATACAAGTCTTGAACTGGAGAAAAGCTTATTTATAAATACAGCTCTTGTCGCACAACAGAGTGTTCCTATAGAAAGGATACCCAATATGTATTACACATTTGGGAAagattttaaacagaattttGATCTTATGAAATGCTTCCAAATTTACCCAGGAGGAAAACCTCACATctgtaatgaatgtgggaagaGCTTCAAGCAGAATCTTCATCTTATtgaacatcagagaattcatacaggtgagaaaccctacaaatgtaatgAGTGTGAAAAAACCTTCAGCCACAGATCATCCCTTCTTTctcatcagagaattcatactggagagaaaccttacaagtgtaatgaatgtGAGAAAGCATTTAGCAACAGTTCAACCCTTATCAAACATCTGAGAGTGCATACCGGAGAGAAACCGTATCGATGTAGGGAGTGTGGTAAAGCCTTTAGCCAGTGTTCAACCCTCACTgtacatcagagaattcatactggggaGAAACTCTATAAATGTGGTGAATGTGAGAAGGCCTTCAACTGTAGAGCAAAACTTCACAGGCATCAAAGAATCCATACAGGcgagaaaccctataaatgtagTGAGTGTGGGAAGGGTTACAGCCAGTTTACCTCTCTAGCTGAACATCAGAGGCTTCATACTGGAGAACAGCTGTATAAATGCTTGGAATGTGGGAGAACCTTCACACGTATTGCAACCCTTATTGAACATCAGCGCATTCACACTGGACAAAAACCTTATCAGTGCAATGAATGTGAGAAAGCCTTCAACCAGTATTCATCCTTTAATGAACATCGGAAAATTCATACTGGGGAAAAACTTTATACATGtgaggaatgtgggaaagcctttggTTGCAAATCTAACCTTTATAggcatcagagaattcataccgGAGAGAAGCCGTATCAGTGTAATCAGTGTGGAAAGGCGTTCAGCCAGTATTCATTTTTAACGGAACATGAGAGGATCCACACTGGGGAGAAACTGTATAAATGTatggaatgtgggaaagcctacAGTTACAGATCAAACCTTTGTAGACACAAAAAAGTTCACACTAAAGAGAAA